The following proteins are co-located in the Heliorestis convoluta genome:
- the ilvN gene encoding acetolactate synthase small subunit, whose amino-acid sequence MRHTLSVLVENKPGILTRVAGLFARRGYNIESLAVGETENSSISRMTIVVDGDGKIIEQVTKQLHKLVDVLKIQDITNDPSVDRELVLIKVNADASTRGEIMQIVEIFRAHIVDLSRNSLIIEITGDQNKIEAICTALRPFGVRELTRTGRISMMRGSK is encoded by the coding sequence ATGCGGCACACTCTATCGGTTTTGGTGGAGAACAAGCCCGGGATACTTACACGCGTCGCAGGATTATTTGCCCGTCGTGGCTACAACATCGAAAGTCTCGCAGTCGGTGAAACAGAAAATTCCTCCATATCTCGCATGACCATCGTCGTTGACGGAGACGGGAAAATCATCGAACAGGTAACGAAGCAACTGCACAAGCTTGTCGACGTATTAAAGATCCAAGACATTACCAACGACCCTTCTGTTGACAGAGAGCTTGTACTAATAAAGGTAAATGCTGATGCTAGCACGCGCGGCGAAATCATGCAAATCGTAGAAATCTTTCGAGCCCATATCGTTGATCTCAGTCGCAACTCCCTGATCATTGAAATCACAGGTGATCAGAACAAAATTGAAGCCATCTGTACGGCTTTACGGCCCTTTGGAGTGCGCGAACTCACCCGGACCGGCCGTATCTCCATGATGCGTGGAAGCAAGTAA
- the ilvC gene encoding ketol-acid reductoisomerase, producing MNIYYEGDADLSLLEGKTIAVIGYGSQGHAQAQNLKDSGLNVIIGLRPGSAREQEAKEFGFEVCSVAEAAAKADVIQILIPDERQGKVYREEILPNLQEGNVLCFSHGFNIHFGQIQPPANVDVIMVAPKSPGHMVRRMYTKGAGVPTLIAIHQDYSGRARDFALAYAKGTGGTRAGVIETTFKEETETDLFGEQVVLCGGASALVKAGFETLVEAGYSPEMAYFECLHELKLIVDLMYEGGISMMRYSISDTAQWGDMIIGPRIVTDETKKEMAKALKEIQDGTFAKEWLVENEVNRPRFNALAKADENHEIEVVGKKLRAMMPWLKEVK from the coding sequence ATGAACATCTACTACGAAGGTGACGCAGATCTCTCTTTACTCGAAGGCAAAACAATTGCAGTAATCGGTTATGGTAGCCAAGGCCATGCCCAAGCGCAGAACTTAAAAGATTCCGGCTTGAACGTGATTATCGGTCTTCGCCCTGGCTCAGCAAGAGAACAGGAAGCGAAAGAATTTGGCTTTGAAGTATGCTCCGTAGCAGAAGCGGCTGCCAAAGCTGACGTAATTCAGATTCTGATTCCTGACGAGCGTCAAGGCAAAGTATACCGCGAAGAAATCCTGCCGAATTTACAAGAAGGCAACGTACTTTGCTTCTCTCATGGCTTTAACATTCACTTTGGACAAATCCAACCACCTGCCAACGTAGATGTCATCATGGTTGCACCAAAAAGCCCCGGCCACATGGTTCGCCGTATGTACACCAAAGGCGCTGGCGTTCCTACATTGATCGCCATCCATCAAGATTACAGCGGTCGCGCTCGTGACTTCGCTCTTGCTTACGCCAAAGGTACTGGCGGCACTCGCGCTGGCGTAATTGAAACTACTTTCAAAGAAGAGACAGAAACCGATCTCTTCGGCGAACAAGTTGTACTCTGCGGTGGCGCTTCTGCCCTTGTCAAAGCGGGCTTTGAAACGCTCGTAGAAGCAGGATACTCTCCAGAAATGGCATACTTTGAGTGCCTCCATGAGCTAAAGCTTATCGTCGACCTCATGTACGAAGGCGGCATCTCCATGATGCGCTACTCCATCTCTGACACAGCACAATGGGGTGACATGATCATTGGACCTCGTATCGTCACCGACGAAACGAAAAAAGAAATGGCCAAAGCGCTAAAAGAAATTCAAGATGGCACTTTCGCCAAAGAATGGCTCGTAGAAAATGAAGTGAATCGCCCACGCTTCAACGCTTTAGCCAAAGCCGATGAGAATCATGAAATCGAAGTTGTCGGCAAAAAGCTTCGCGCCATGATGCCCTGGTTAAAAGAAGTAAAATAA
- the ilvB gene encoding biosynthetic-type acetolactate synthase large subunit, with protein MEMNGAQALLKSLEAKGATVIFGYPGGAVLPIYDALLDSSIRHILVRNEQGAAHAASGFARSTGQPGICLATSGPGATNLVTGIATAYMDSIPLIAITGQVPSSMIGTDAFQEVDITGITMPITKHSYLVKDVNDIPKIVGEAFHIASTGRPGPVLIDIPKDVLQATCNTSIEKVEIDLPGYRPTVKGHKSQIKNAAKMIEEAERPVIMVGGGVIHAKATEQLFELATKANIPVATTLMAVSAFPEKNPLSLGLMGMHGTAYANLAVTKADLVIGIGVRFGDRAIGNPDKFAPGAKIIHIDIDPAEIGKNATINVPIVGDAKLVLQELNEKISKQKRQPWLAQIEEWKEQRGLRYNEEALTAQYVIEQVGNMTRDRAWVLTDVGQHQMWTALFYKFQKPGRFITSAGLGCMGYGLPAANGVQTGCPDDLVILFTGDGSIQMMMQELGTARQEKLPLKIILFNNHALGMVRQLQHFYCEKRYSGVKMTFNPEFEDLARSYGIAYHRITEKEKAIHTLTEALNEPGMVMVEVMVDEKDLVYPSVLGNKGLDETLLQE; from the coding sequence ATGGAAATGAACGGAGCCCAGGCACTGCTTAAAAGCCTGGAGGCAAAAGGTGCTACAGTAATATTTGGCTATCCCGGAGGCGCCGTTTTACCTATCTATGACGCCTTACTGGACTCTTCCATCCGGCACATCCTTGTAAGAAACGAACAAGGCGCTGCCCATGCCGCTAGTGGCTTTGCCAGATCAACAGGCCAGCCGGGGATTTGTCTGGCCACATCAGGTCCAGGCGCCACCAATCTCGTCACAGGCATTGCCACCGCATACATGGACTCCATACCCCTCATTGCTATCACGGGACAGGTCCCCTCATCCATGATCGGAACCGATGCTTTTCAAGAAGTAGATATTACCGGCATTACCATGCCGATAACCAAACACAGTTACTTGGTCAAAGACGTTAACGACATTCCAAAGATTGTAGGAGAAGCATTCCATATTGCTTCCACAGGTCGTCCGGGACCTGTTCTGATCGACATTCCCAAAGACGTCTTACAAGCAACTTGTAATACTTCCATCGAAAAAGTAGAAATCGATCTGCCCGGGTACCGCCCAACCGTCAAAGGACACAAATCACAGATCAAAAATGCAGCCAAGATGATAGAAGAAGCAGAGCGACCTGTTATCATGGTTGGTGGCGGCGTCATACACGCCAAAGCGACGGAACAACTTTTCGAACTGGCCACCAAAGCCAACATCCCCGTTGCAACAACCCTAATGGCTGTCAGCGCTTTTCCAGAAAAGAATCCTCTTTCTCTAGGTCTTATGGGCATGCACGGAACAGCCTATGCCAACTTAGCTGTTACCAAAGCCGATCTCGTCATTGGCATCGGTGTTCGCTTCGGCGATCGCGCCATCGGCAATCCCGATAAATTTGCCCCTGGTGCAAAGATTATCCACATCGATATCGATCCAGCTGAAATCGGCAAAAACGCTACCATTAACGTACCAATTGTCGGTGATGCTAAGTTGGTTCTTCAAGAACTGAACGAGAAAATATCTAAGCAAAAGCGGCAACCCTGGTTGGCGCAGATCGAAGAATGGAAAGAACAAAGAGGCTTGCGCTACAACGAAGAAGCCCTGACGGCGCAATATGTGATTGAGCAAGTCGGCAACATGACACGAGATCGAGCGTGGGTTCTTACCGACGTAGGACAGCACCAGATGTGGACGGCTCTCTTTTACAAGTTCCAAAAGCCAGGAAGATTCATCACATCAGCCGGTCTCGGTTGCATGGGCTACGGCTTGCCTGCCGCGAACGGCGTACAGACAGGTTGTCCCGATGATCTGGTTATCTTGTTCACGGGCGACGGATCCATTCAGATGATGATGCAAGAACTAGGCACTGCACGCCAAGAGAAGCTACCCCTTAAGATTATTCTTTTTAACAATCATGCTCTTGGCATGGTGCGACAATTGCAGCACTTCTATTGTGAAAAGCGCTATTCCGGCGTTAAAATGACTTTTAATCCAGAATTTGAAGACCTAGCCCGATCTTACGGCATTGCCTACCATCGAATCACAGAAAAAGAAAAAGCCATCCATACCCTGACAGAAGCCTTGAATGAACCGGGCATGGTTATGGTAGAAGTGATGGTAGACGAAAAGGATCTCGTCTATCCTTCTGTACTCGGGAATAAAGGTTTAGACGAAACACTATTGCAAGAATAA
- a CDS encoding 2-isopropylmalate synthase, whose protein sequence is MSKRVVIFDTTLRDGEQSPGVSLNIQEKLEIAHQLARLGVDVIEAGFPIASPGDFEAVKAVADKVKGPVIAGLARANRKDIEKAAEALRGAESARIHTFIATSDIHMQHKLRMTREQVLERAVEAVKLSKTFTSDVEFSAEDAFRSEVDFLCQIFSAVIEAGATTINIPDTVGYATPQEFGRFIHDVINGTPNINKAVVSVHCHNDLGLGVANSLAALENGARQIECTINGIGERAGNASMEELVMALYTRQAFYDLDTSINKSEIYRTSRLVSNLTGMIVQPNKAIVGKNAFAHESGIHQDGVLKERTTYEIMNPQMIGIFTNNIVLGKHSGRHAFRERLKELGYQLSEEELDKAFGRFKALADRKRDITDHDLAVIVEEEMRTIPEVYSLEYLHINSGTTLVPTATIRLRREDEVLAEASCGDGPIDAVYKTIDKLTQLPVRLAAYNINATTAGQDSQGEVSVKLEYKGRYHTGRGVDTDILVASVKAYINAINKIIFEKNHLETRPSEKERAI, encoded by the coding sequence ATGTCCAAGCGAGTCGTCATTTTCGATACCACGCTGCGCGACGGCGAGCAGTCTCCAGGCGTTAGCTTAAACATCCAGGAAAAGCTGGAAATCGCCCACCAGCTGGCTCGCCTGGGCGTGGACGTAATTGAAGCTGGATTTCCCATTGCATCGCCGGGAGATTTCGAAGCTGTCAAAGCAGTAGCCGATAAAGTAAAAGGCCCTGTCATCGCTGGCCTAGCGAGAGCGAACCGCAAAGATATCGAAAAAGCAGCCGAAGCCTTACGAGGTGCCGAAAGCGCACGGATCCACACCTTTATTGCTACCTCAGATATTCACATGCAACATAAGCTGCGCATGACGCGGGAACAAGTCTTAGAAAGAGCGGTAGAAGCCGTCAAGCTTTCCAAAACCTTTACGTCTGACGTAGAATTTTCTGCCGAAGACGCTTTTCGCAGTGAAGTCGATTTTCTCTGTCAGATCTTCAGCGCAGTTATCGAAGCTGGTGCCACGACCATCAACATTCCTGACACCGTCGGCTACGCTACGCCGCAGGAATTTGGTCGATTTATCCATGACGTCATTAACGGGACGCCGAACATCAACAAAGCTGTTGTTTCTGTCCACTGCCACAACGACTTAGGCCTTGGCGTAGCCAACTCCCTCGCTGCCTTAGAAAATGGCGCTCGACAAATCGAATGTACCATTAACGGCATTGGCGAACGAGCCGGCAACGCTTCCATGGAAGAACTTGTTATGGCTCTTTACACACGTCAAGCTTTCTATGACCTGGACACAAGCATCAACAAAAGCGAAATTTACCGCACTTCTCGCCTCGTTTCCAACCTCACTGGCATGATCGTACAACCGAACAAAGCTATTGTGGGCAAAAATGCTTTCGCTCACGAGTCCGGTATTCATCAAGATGGTGTCTTAAAAGAGCGCACTACCTATGAGATTATGAACCCGCAAATGATCGGCATTTTTACGAACAACATCGTCCTTGGCAAGCACTCAGGACGCCATGCCTTTCGAGAGCGCCTCAAAGAACTGGGCTATCAACTGAGCGAAGAAGAATTGGATAAAGCATTTGGTCGCTTCAAAGCCCTTGCTGATCGCAAGAGAGACATTACTGACCACGATCTCGCTGTTATCGTAGAAGAGGAAATGCGCACCATTCCCGAAGTCTACAGCTTAGAATACCTGCATATTAACAGCGGCACCACCCTCGTCCCAACAGCCACCATTCGACTCAGACGAGAAGACGAAGTGCTCGCAGAAGCTTCTTGTGGCGACGGACCTATCGACGCAGTCTACAAAACCATCGACAAACTAACGCAACTTCCCGTCCGCCTCGCCGCCTATAACATCAACGCCACCACAGCAGGACAAGACTCACAAGGCGAAGTCAGCGTCAAACTCGAGTACAAAGGACGCTACCACACCGGCCGTGGCGTAGACACGGACATTCTAGTCGCCTCTGTCAAAGCCTACATCAACGCCATCAACAAGATTATTTTCGAAAAAAATCACCTAGAAACCCGTCCTTCTGAAAAAGAAAGAGCCATTTAA
- the leuC gene encoding 3-isopropylmalate dehydratase large subunit, which translates to MAMTITEKILAAHAGKDKVEPGELIHAKLDIVLANDVTAPVSIKELEKINLETVFDKDKVVLVQDHFVPAKDIKSAEQGKIVRDFARKHDITHHYDVGEMGIEHCLLPEKGLVLPGDTVIGADSHTCTYGALGAFATGVGSTDLAAGIALGEAWFKVPESIKFEYDGELPEDVTGKDLILHTIGDIGVDGALYQSMEFTGSAIDNLSMDGRMTMANMAIEAGAKNGIIAPDKTTIAYVEERAQRPYKVYQSDDDAKYNKVIKYDVEKLEPVVAFPHLPENTRPVSEAGHVEIDQVVIGSCTNGRIEDLRLAAKVMQGKKVHKNVRCIIFPGTQAIYKQAIREGIIEIFIDAGAAVSTPTCGPCLGGHMGILAKGERSLATTNRNFVGRMGHPESEVYLCAPHVAAASAIAGHIVHPREVE; encoded by the coding sequence ATGGCGATGACCATCACAGAAAAAATCCTGGCGGCTCATGCCGGCAAAGACAAAGTCGAGCCCGGCGAACTTATTCACGCCAAGCTCGATATCGTACTGGCCAACGACGTAACAGCGCCCGTCTCCATCAAAGAACTAGAAAAAATCAACTTGGAAACAGTTTTCGACAAAGACAAAGTTGTTCTCGTACAAGATCACTTTGTCCCAGCGAAAGACATTAAATCAGCAGAACAAGGCAAAATCGTCCGCGACTTTGCCCGCAAACACGACATTACCCATCACTATGACGTCGGGGAAATGGGTATTGAACATTGCCTCTTACCTGAAAAAGGCCTCGTTCTCCCCGGTGACACTGTCATCGGCGCCGATTCCCACACTTGCACCTACGGTGCCCTAGGCGCCTTTGCTACAGGCGTTGGTTCCACAGACCTAGCCGCTGGCATTGCCCTCGGTGAAGCTTGGTTCAAAGTGCCTGAATCAATCAAATTTGAATATGATGGTGAACTGCCTGAAGACGTGACCGGCAAAGACCTGATCTTACATACAATCGGTGACATTGGTGTTGACGGCGCACTCTATCAATCCATGGAATTTACAGGCTCCGCCATTGATAACCTTTCTATGGACGGCCGCATGACCATGGCGAACATGGCCATCGAAGCAGGTGCCAAAAACGGCATTATCGCACCAGACAAAACAACCATTGCCTACGTCGAAGAAAGAGCCCAAAGACCTTACAAAGTCTATCAATCGGACGACGATGCCAAGTACAACAAAGTAATCAAGTACGATGTAGAAAAGCTCGAGCCGGTTGTAGCCTTCCCCCACTTGCCAGAAAACACCAGACCCGTTAGCGAAGCAGGTCACGTAGAAATCGATCAAGTCGTCATTGGCTCTTGCACCAACGGTCGCATCGAAGACTTGCGCCTCGCCGCCAAAGTGATGCAAGGCAAAAAAGTACACAAAAATGTACGCTGCATCATCTTCCCCGGCACGCAAGCCATCTACAAGCAAGCGATTCGCGAAGGCATCATTGAAATTTTCATTGACGCGGGCGCCGCCGTCTCCACGCCAACCTGTGGGCCTTGCTTGGGCGGACACATGGGTATCTTAGCCAAAGGAGAGCGTTCCTTAGCCACCACGAACCGCAACTTTGTCGGACGGATGGGACACCCTGAAAGTGAAGTTTACCTTTGTGCACCCCATGTAGCAGCAGCCTCTGCCATTGCAGGCCACATTGTACATCCTCGGGAGGTGGAGTAA
- the leuD gene encoding 3-isopropylmalate dehydratase small subunit: MEFVGKVWKFGKDIDTDAIIPARYLNTTSPEELAKHCMEDADPTFPEKVQPGDIIVADKNFGCGSSREHAPIAIKACGIPCVIAKSFARIFFRNSINIGLPIFECPEAVDAIEEGHIIRVAADEGLIVNVTTGQSYKITPLPESMQKLIRDGGLMAYVKNRLEEEKAQ, from the coding sequence ATGGAATTCGTAGGAAAAGTATGGAAGTTTGGCAAGGACATCGATACAGACGCCATCATTCCAGCACGCTATCTTAACACAACATCACCTGAAGAACTGGCCAAGCATTGTATGGAAGATGCCGACCCCACCTTCCCAGAAAAAGTACAACCTGGTGATATTATCGTAGCTGATAAAAACTTTGGTTGTGGCTCTTCCCGAGAGCACGCACCCATTGCCATCAAAGCTTGTGGCATTCCCTGCGTCATTGCCAAATCATTTGCTCGTATATTCTTCCGCAACTCCATCAACATCGGCTTGCCTATCTTCGAATGCCCTGAAGCCGTTGATGCCATAGAAGAAGGACACATCATTCGCGTTGCCGCCGACGAAGGCCTTATCGTCAACGTCACCACAGGCCAAAGCTACAAAATCACACCCCTGCCAGAATCTATGCAAAAACTCATCCGTGATGGCGGCCTCATGGCCTACGTTAAAAATCGCCTTGAAGAAGAAAAAGCACAATAA
- the leuB gene encoding 3-isopropylmalate dehydrogenase, with the protein MTYRIAVLPGDGIGVEVVPQALRVLEAIASKYGMSFQFTEALIGGAAIDATGHPLPTETLELCQKSDAVFLGAIGGPKWDTLPVHLRPEGAALLPLRKHLGLYANVRPCRAFSALIDASTLKRDVIEGTDLLVMRELTGGLYFGEKKRETIEGGERAVDTLVYTTAEVERIVRLAFEAARKRRGEVCSVDKANVLESSRLWRETTMRIAADYPDVTLTHMYVDNCAMQLVRYPKQFDVIVTENMFGDILTDQASMLAGSLGMLPSASIGGQVALYEPAHGSAPDIAGQNKANPLATILSAAMMLEYSFNQVEAAREIEKAVEAVLNKGYRTGDIMEAGKTLVNTVEMTDRVIEELA; encoded by the coding sequence ATGACCTATCGTATTGCCGTATTACCAGGTGATGGCATCGGCGTAGAAGTGGTACCCCAGGCTTTGCGGGTCCTCGAAGCAATCGCTTCTAAGTATGGAATGTCCTTTCAATTTACAGAAGCCCTCATCGGCGGTGCAGCCATCGATGCAACAGGCCATCCTCTGCCAACAGAAACATTAGAACTCTGCCAAAAAAGCGATGCCGTCTTTTTGGGTGCTATCGGTGGACCGAAGTGGGATACCCTCCCTGTCCATCTACGCCCTGAAGGCGCAGCCTTACTGCCGCTGCGCAAGCATCTAGGACTATATGCCAATGTCCGCCCTTGCCGCGCCTTTTCTGCCTTAATCGATGCTTCTACCTTAAAGCGTGACGTCATCGAAGGCACGGACTTGCTTGTCATGCGAGAGCTTACAGGCGGTCTCTACTTTGGCGAGAAAAAGCGGGAAACCATCGAAGGTGGAGAGCGAGCTGTTGACACCCTCGTCTACACCACCGCTGAAGTAGAGCGAATCGTGCGCCTTGCTTTCGAAGCGGCTCGCAAACGTCGCGGTGAAGTTTGCTCTGTCGACAAAGCCAACGTTTTGGAGTCATCAAGACTCTGGCGCGAGACAACGATGCGTATTGCCGCCGACTATCCTGACGTAACGCTGACGCATATGTATGTTGATAACTGCGCCATGCAATTGGTCCGTTATCCCAAGCAATTTGATGTCATTGTCACAGAGAATATGTTTGGCGACATACTGACCGATCAAGCCTCCATGTTAGCTGGATCTCTAGGCATGCTCCCTTCAGCTTCCATCGGTGGCCAAGTGGCCCTTTATGAGCCTGCCCACGGCTCAGCGCCTGACATTGCTGGACAGAACAAAGCCAACCCCTTAGCCACCATCTTATCAGCGGCCATGATGCTAGAATACTCTTTCAACCAAGTAGAAGCAGCGCGAGAAATCGAAAAAGCTGTCGAAGCAGTTCTGAACAAAGGCTATCGCACTGGCGACATCATGGAAGCAGGAAAAACCCTGGTGAATACAGTAGAAATGACCGATCGCGTCATCGAAGAGCTGGCCTAA
- the cimA gene encoding citramalate synthase, producing MERVFIYDTTLRDGTQGEGISLSVEDKVKIAVRLDQLGVAYIEGGWPASNPKDMEFFLRAKEMKWKNAKIAAFGSTCRPGTKASEDSNLQSLVQSGAPVATIFGKTWDYHVTAALRTTLEENLRIIYDSVQYLKEAGLEVVFDAEHFFDGYKANPAYAKETVLKAEQAGADWIVLCDTNGGTLPQDILSITQEMAFYLRAPLGIHAHNDSDLAVANSIISVLGGARQVQGTMNGYGERSGNANLCSIIPNLQVKMNLECLPGENLKQLTEAAHYVAEIANVTLRNDMPFVGHSAFAHKGGMHVSALLKDPSTYEHMEPESVGNQRRVLVSELSGTSNLIYKAKELGLDINKQNKETKDIIESLKTLEHQGYQFEGAEASFELLLRRAFGEEQVPFVLDSIRLLIEKRSDGDFTSEAMIKLRVDDQVIHTAAEGNGPVNAVDNALRKALSEHYSFLKDCHLADYKVRVIDEKDATAAKVRVLIETRDQQDAWSTVGVSTNIIEASWQALLDSFRYGLLKQEKAKGAKEAESTEEASKKGEAVI from the coding sequence ATGGAGCGCGTATTTATCTATGACACTACGTTGCGTGATGGGACGCAAGGCGAAGGCATCTCCCTCAGTGTGGAAGACAAAGTAAAAATTGCAGTACGACTCGATCAACTTGGCGTAGCATACATTGAGGGTGGATGGCCAGCCTCAAACCCCAAAGACATGGAATTTTTTCTACGAGCCAAAGAAATGAAATGGAAAAATGCCAAAATAGCTGCCTTTGGCTCAACCTGCCGCCCCGGTACCAAAGCAAGCGAAGACAGCAACTTGCAAAGCTTGGTTCAATCGGGCGCACCCGTCGCCACTATCTTTGGAAAGACCTGGGACTATCATGTCACAGCCGCTTTGCGCACCACCTTAGAAGAGAACTTGCGCATTATTTACGATTCTGTTCAATACTTAAAAGAAGCAGGCTTAGAAGTCGTATTCGACGCAGAACACTTTTTTGATGGCTACAAAGCCAACCCAGCCTACGCCAAAGAAACAGTTCTCAAAGCAGAGCAAGCCGGTGCTGACTGGATTGTTCTTTGCGACACCAACGGTGGAACCTTGCCCCAGGATATCTTATCTATAACCCAGGAAATGGCTTTTTACTTGCGAGCACCCCTCGGTATTCATGCCCACAACGATAGCGATCTGGCGGTAGCCAACTCCATCATTTCTGTACTCGGTGGTGCCCGTCAAGTACAAGGGACCATGAATGGCTACGGGGAACGCTCTGGCAATGCCAACCTTTGCTCTATCATTCCGAACCTACAAGTTAAAATGAATCTAGAATGCTTGCCTGGTGAGAACTTGAAGCAACTTACCGAAGCGGCTCACTACGTTGCCGAGATAGCCAACGTGACCTTGCGTAACGACATGCCTTTCGTAGGTCATTCAGCCTTTGCCCACAAAGGTGGCATGCACGTATCAGCTCTCTTAAAAGACCCGAGCACCTATGAACACATGGAACCAGAATCTGTAGGCAACCAACGCCGTGTCTTAGTTTCAGAACTTTCAGGTACTAGTAACTTGATCTACAAAGCCAAAGAGCTAGGACTCGATATTAACAAACAGAACAAAGAGACCAAAGACATTATCGAGTCTCTCAAAACACTGGAACACCAAGGTTATCAATTTGAAGGCGCTGAAGCCTCTTTTGAGCTGCTTTTGCGACGCGCTTTTGGGGAAGAGCAAGTACCTTTCGTTCTTGACTCTATCCGACTGTTGATTGAAAAACGCTCTGACGGTGACTTCACGTCAGAAGCGATGATCAAACTGCGTGTTGACGATCAAGTCATTCACACAGCCGCTGAAGGCAACGGTCCTGTGAACGCAGTCGACAACGCCTTGCGTAAAGCCTTGAGTGAACACTACAGCTTCTTAAAGGATTGCCACTTGGCAGACTATAAAGTGCGGGTCATTGACGAAAAAGATGCCACAGCCGCAAAAGTACGGGTTCTTATAGAGACACGAGATCAGCAAGACGCCTGGAGCACTGTCGGCGTATCGACGAACATCATAGAAGCCTCCTGGCAAGCCTTACTAGATTCTTTCCGCTATGGCTTACTCAAGCAAGAAAAAGCAAAAGGGGCAAAGGAAGCAGAAAGCACAGAAGAAGCTTCCAAGAAAGGCGAAGCTGTGATATAG